agttttcttttaaatgaaCACAATGAAATTATAGCAAATGATTCCACTAAATAGACACTCAGATGAAAACATTGAACATTAAGCCAAGAAGCAACCATTCAGTATTACATTACTGATGCACATTAAAGTACGCATTGTCTGGACGAGCATCCAAACTTCCATTACATACCAACTGcttaaaacaatggaaaatattcCGTATCATTAATAGTCTGGTTAGCCTTACAATTACAGTGGTTTGACATTATTCTACAAATTTTATGTCACTATTTAACCCATTAACTGTAATTACAGAGAACAAGGTACTGtacttatttttgtatatttttgtacaTGGAGAATATGCCATTTAAACAAAGCATAACATCTGGAATAATTCCTCACCAGCACCCTAGGAGAACGCAGCTCCTCTAATCACGTACATAAAACTATCTGAAATTTACCACAAACAGGCGAACACACCCAAATCTCACTTACTTTGTTGTCCTATAAGATCTAAAAACACATCCACAGCATTTGGTTTAATAAATATAGAATTTCAAACTTTACCTATGATAAGGTCAAGAACCAATAAAGTTCTCGGATGACTTGGCCCAATATAAAAAGATACAAACTGGATTCCAACATTCTTTAAATTctgtttttcttattaaaattatcaagCAATCTTATAATACTTTACAACAACCTTCAGTCATTCTCTGGTAAACAAAGAGGAAAGTTAAGAGGTACAATTACATAGTATTTCCAACAAAGGTCATGGAGGATTGTCAAAACTGACCCATAAAAGAACCGAAAATGCTTCTGGCTCATCTTTCATTACATAATACCTTCATAACCTGAAATATCCTTTAAATAAAAGGGGATATAGCTACTAATTACTTTGCTAACAGTCTTGCACCTCCAAAAATATGaggaataaaaaatgaagaaaaatatagaaagaatttaagagaaaaataagacagaaaagaagtactctaaaaaataaaagaaaatctacagTAAATGTGAAAATCATAGGAAAAttaaattatctaaataaaaaTTATGCAACTAAAATTAAAACCCTATATACCTGGGAGAAATTCTTTCCGAATCTCAATAATTCTAAGTACATTTCCGTTAAAAATATGCTTCGATTCTGAAGGCAATTGTGCAGATTACTTTCCTTTAAATATCACAAATACAATGTCCTATATAATTGATAATGCTAATGTAAAGTATCATATAGCCAAAACAAACACAATGTCTTATAAATGTCAAAATTTTTGGCGTACTTTACGTACTGTACTCGCTCAATCAAGGCTGCAATTTTTGTATGCTTTATTTAAAGTAAAAAACCATAATCTATTGTAGTTATTTATAAAATTCTATTAATGCAGACctttttcccagaaaaaaaaaaaactcaaaagggcTTATTGTGTAGGTTAAAGTACTGTTAGGTCTTCAGTGACTTTCCTGATTACCAAAGAAATAAATACTGTAGTTGTAGTTTTATAGAAGTTAAAGAAAATACCTCATTTCTGTTTTCATGAAGCTAACAAGATTTAATTAACCTTTCAATTCTGTTAATATAAGAGGCTACAAAACTTAAGTACAGTGATGTACATTCATTTCAAAAGTTGGGCTATATCTAAAAACCATATACTGTAGAAATTGTAATCATCATAAAAAAAGTTTCTTCATAAGCTCTCACGGATTATTAGGAGGTAGGGTAAGTTAAGTACAATTTTGGAGGGGAAAAACTTCTGGTATGCTAATATCTAATGTAATTTGAGCTTAGtttttctcaagaaaaaaaaaatgaagtaccgTTTCTGACATTAATCATGAATTAACTTTGACAATTCAACAAAGTAAAGACAGTTCATACTTATGAATACTGTAATTCACCTTCACTTTATTAAGTAATAACTAAGTAAATAAATTATGTTTAGATGAATTCAAAGGCCAGACAACTCTTCTAAATTTAATGTTTGACCTCCATGAAATACGTCATTTAAAAAGGAACCCTAAATTTATTAACtgatatttctttccttttattaagTATTATTTACCATTCTTAGCGGAATTACCGACGACATATTTTCCCAGTAAAATCTCTTATGCATTTCAATAAATGTAACCTCGAGTTAATAGTAAGGTACTGAAGCACACATTTGAGTTTCAGAGAACTTGTTCATACAAGATAAATATAGGCCTTCCTCAGAACAAGTCTAACATTCATCTATTTCACTATGTTGAGTTTCCAAAGAACTAAATTactgatgaatatatttttttcctgtctaAACATATAGTCGTCTTGATCCCATTACTTGAGGGTTTGTTTAAATCAAATATAATACTGTAAAAATGGTATGACCCAGACAAGGGCTAGGTTTGAATCAAAATGATCTAACAGAGAaaagtataaaagtaaaaaaactataaaaggttCAGAGGTGAAATTTATGGATACTCAGACCAATCATTCCACTCCACAAATCTAACAATAACCAAGAGACAAAAGTTGTAAAGTGTCAATTTCATCCTTATGACTACAAGAAGCATTAAAAGATCTTGAAGCATTCAAATATAGACCTTAAACTCTTTTCCCAGCAATCACATCGTGATTAATTTTTTCCACGTTTCGCACATGCACAATCACTTCCACCAAATACGTCCCTGCGATTCAAGACACAAGACTAATGAGAAAATGGTATCTGGACTAAGTGATTCTGCACATTAAAATTGACCTTATTGTACTCCCAAAAAGTTTAAGACACGTGAAATCTACCTTTGGAATGTTTAACACTAATAAACATGTCTAACAACGTAACACTGCACTATGCAGAGTAGAACAGAATATAACAAATGGCTAACATTTTATGATCCAACAGAGTGTTTGAGGAAATTCAGGCTACTAACATTGAAAGCTAACACCTTGCATACAATTCTAATCATTCAGTTGGTTCGGAAGTTGTCACACCTTGATTAGATAAACTTAGCAAACTCCAACATACCCTGTATACCATTCTAGGGCATAGGTAACAAAAGctgcctacaatatatatatatgtatatctattcttACATAAATACTTAAGTCATAAGCTAAATCATTGGACAAACTtaacattaatgttaaaaacacCAAAACAATGTTATAATGTATCAACATATAATGTATAACATCAAAtatttcaacaccattatcaaggTCCCATACATCAAACTATAGCCTAAAATATGTATCAGTACTCAACATACATAAATTGAACAACATAAAAAGTAAGACCTTTACGATCATTTTGATTCTAGCGACCCACTAACAAAATTGTCGAGATTTCTTTCAAAGGAGGAAAATGTCCCTCAATACTTCAGGACATGAAATTTCATTTATCAGTTAAGATAATATATGTGACTGATTGGCACTCATCAGGAACCAGTTTTTAAGGTAAAAACATGAGAATTTACAAGGTAACGTATAACAACTTTAAATGAAGAACTGATCGACATAATACTGTAATATATACTGAAATCTTTGTAATTTCATCGGAGAAGGGGAATGATTAAGAGTAAAAACAATAGCTTGAAATACTGTTTACGCAGGAGAAAacaaattcttttaaatattttgtgaCACTGAAGATCTTACTTCATTCTCCAttataaacgtacatatcagagaCATCACTTCCACTTCCCTTAAAAATACTAAGCACAGATTTAAGCTTCCATTGATTACAATTAGGTAAGTTTCTACCTCCCCTTCCAAAGACCTTTCAGCAGAGATAATTACTTTTTCCAACGTCCACTTCAGTATAGAAATACAAACATGCGCATATGGTTGACAGAAAAGGGTAATATATACCGGTACCATTATAATTATCCTTCAAAAATATTTACCTCGTGATACATACCATGATACTTATCCTTCTAAAATATTTACTTTAGTTATAGGCGATATGCATAAAAAATACTAcatacagaaatgaaaaaaaaaagctattcgtAATAATAGTTAACCAAGCACAAAACATAATTCTTCTTGAAACATCTATCAATCCAAAGAAATTTTGTGGTCACAACAAATGGATACTAAATATTTATCCTACATGTGTGCTTTAGATAAAATTGATTAACTCCACTACAAATTGTATATGTGAATTTTTACGAAATTTAGGGATTACAACTAATAAAAAACAGAATACCTCcaacaaaagtaaaaaaagataaatactaaTAAGTCAAACCTTTATATGTAACCCACATAAGTTGAAAATTACCTATCTTTCGTAAATACCATCCATAAGCTTTCATACATACACCTTACTTAAATACATTTTCAGCATAAGCTCTAAATCTTCAAtactcaaaattatgaaaaatggacTGTTGTAATTATCATACACAATGCAATATAAACTGTCGGGGGTACCATCCATTAAATTCACTTGATACAATTACAATTATCTACATCATAAGCACTAAATTCAACTAAGTTGTTAAGTTATCCAACCAGTCTAGAGTATCTGCAATTTCTAGAGCAAGGATAAGTGGTTCAGGAAAATTAAAAGTTTGTAAAAGGTGAAACGTCTTCACATACTGCATTGTGGGGGACGAGTCTCAAGCCGAAATTATGCACAATGAGTTATGCACGTCAAAGTGGAAGAAAATACTGTAACCTCCAAAAGATTATACTGAAAATCACTTTCCTAATTATGCTTAGGGAATTCGTTTCAAAAGTAGTATTCCTCTTTCatcatgcaaaaataaaaataatagttgatACTACTTTTTTCATCAGATAATATAACCAAACTATCGATTCCAAAATCTAATTATCCCAAGTATGGCCTGAAATGTTTGTTCTTAAAAATAAAGATTGTTTCTTCTCTACTAAATTAAGACTACTTAAAAGTATACTGAATGAACAGACTATGAAGATAATGGCAAAATGAACTTAATATTAATTTCAAGAACTTTATATTGACTGTTCACATTCAAGTGTTAGTATTTTATCCACTGCAAATAGGGATTAGAATCACAGCTTTCTGCTACTCGTGTTTTGCTTTGGAAGAAAATTCTATTCATGcgagatgagagaaaaaaaaagaataaaacagacCTTGCACATTGAAAGGCAATACTGTACAACTCTGGTTTTAAAGAAAGGGATCCTGAATAGGTGACGTGGGGAAAAAGGAAATGATCTACCTAGATTGTAATTCTTAAGACTAAATGGACttcataaaaagaaattataaattttataacaAATGTTAGATCTAATAAGTATTTAGTTGCTTAATTAAAATTTGTATGATATTTACACAACTAATGGGCTGTACGGAATTGACAATGTTAACCAACTTCTCGTAGCAAAATTTTTGTCCTTACGTTCTCTCGTGTAAATACGATGGCACATGCAACGGCAATACTAGCTACTAGAATCTTTTATCACCCTCCCTTGAAATGGCAGAAACCGAAGAAGTTATGACACTAAAAAATCTCTACATTTGGCACTTTCTCTTTCATGGCTTCAACAAAATTCAATTTTTATGTACACCTATCCTGCCCATTTGTTTTTCTTGAAATGCAGTGAACAATACTTCCTCATAATTTAGTACCAAAAATTCTTTTATCAATCACTACCCAATTACTAGCTATAATAACTATTGAGACCTCTAAATTCAAAATTGCTCAGTACCTACCTCTAAGGGTCACAAAATTTTACTAAGTCACTTTAGTCATCTTCCACTGAAATTAATTTTGCGTTGGAAGAATGGGATCAGTCTCAGCATTACTGGCTGTAAGCTTAGGTGTGTTTCAGAGCCAGCTGAGAGGATTTCTTCTGtggggaaacaaaagaaaaatgaaatcgcACTCCTGATAGCTGTGGCATGCAATGAGACAAGTCTTTCTCCAACTGCTGCCTTACATAAGGCATAACATGAACTGACCCATGGACATACTGGCATCTTAAGACATTTGGAACTAAATGCAAAGCTTTTTGTGATAAATTGACCATTGCTTCATTTCAAACAAGAACTCTCCCACCAGCTACTATAAACTTGAGATTCTCCAGCGAGATTCCTGTGACAAAAGACAGACAGTCCAAATGACCTCGACCCACACAACCCATATCTTAAGAAATAATTATCTTTGGTATAATTTCAGGATATTGCTAATAGCAGccaataaactaaaaataatcatTAGCTGTGGATAGCTGGTCTCGGGTACACAACCACCATACCTACCTACAAATTAGAATTATGCCGACTGGTTTCTTGAATGACATTGGAAAAATTTTTTAACAGAAACTATAAGTATAAAATTTAGTGTTTTGACAacaaatacattaacaataaatcttctCATTGATGAACCAGTTCAGGACAGTATAAACTCACATTTTGAGGTAAACTTATTGGTCGAGCGATTCGCTTATCCACGGGAAATTATCAAAAGTTTCATCAAAGTCATTCTCATCTAGgggactgaaattattattattcaataacaaagcaccattaataaaattattcttgCCAATCTGCCGTTCAGAGCTCACAGCTTGGTGATAGCTATGTCGCAAATTTCCAGTACTATTGAAACTACTTTTTTTAGGTGTACTTGTAACCAaatcacagaaaaattcttctttcaAATTTTCACACTGTTCAAGAAAAGTGTCTGGCTGTTGTGACGATTCGGGCCGCGATTTGTGAGCTCCCGTATTGCTAGTGCGTGACCGGCGGATAGACGCTTCGCCTTCTTTACCATTTCTTTGACCACTTAGATACTCATCACTGGCACATTTCTTGTACACACCATTCATACCACTTATCACACTTGTAGCAACATTATCCGCAGCTGCTGCTGTTGCACCAGCTGCGCCGCTACTGGCAGGTTCGTCCTCTTCGCACGTCGCACCTCTGGCCCGTCTCTGGCCCCTCACATTAACCAGTAATGGGGATACTGCTGTAGGCAATGCACTGGCACTGACTGCTCCTTGAGAGCGGACACGACGGGGAGGCGGCCCTCCTTGACCTCTGGCTAATCGTAATAGTGGACTCTGAAGGATTGGCACTGCAGCACCATTGTGTCCGCTGGCGGAAACACTTTTCACAAGTGTATCGTGGTGACCCAGCCTCCCCGGGTGTAACAGCGGAGAGCTAGCTGAACGCTGTCCTGGTCTCCAGCAACTTTGGTCCTTTGTGGGTGGCCTGAGATATGAGGCTGTTGGAGACCGCGTCACAGTGCTGTCTCTGAAGTTTGTTTCATCACTTAAGCCACTTGCTACCTTTTTAGGAGTACTAGTTAAACCAGTAAATTCATGGAAGCTCCGTCGATTTTTACTGTCAATATACTGCTCAAGAATTTTTCTTGgggagatctgaaaaaaaaaactcatgaataCACCTTATACTGTATACTTAATGGATTAGACATGAATATTAGCATTAGTTGATTACGAGTCATAGCCTCTTGACATGCTGTCACTAGAAGAGCATTCCACTTGGCTCTAAACTCAAAGATATCTCATTAATTATCTGAATAGTTAGCTCATAACCTACCTTTTCTTTCTAAAGGTGTCTTAATACAAAACTAAAGTATTGATACTGTAACTCATATTTGCTTAGAAGATATACAATAATTCCATTTAGAGGCTCCTTTATATATCAGTCAAAGGATATGTTCAGATGAGAGGTGAATGCTGAAGCAAATCTAAGTTAGAGAGCTTGGAGACCAGATGAGGTGAAAGTGAAACAAGACTAGGTTAAGTGCAACAGCTGGGTAAAAGACCAAATGAAATGATGAAGAGGAGAAGAACCACCAAAGGACCACAAGATAACATATAATCAGCCAATAACTTTACCTTCTTATCCTTGACATCGTCGAAATCAAAATTTTTGAAAAGTTCTTCGCGTTGTAGTTGATAAAAGGAATGTATGCGAACGTTTGGATCTCGGTGTAAAAGACTCCTAATCACAGACTTCATGGGTTCGGACGCAAAGTCTGGGGGCTCGTAATCGCACTTCGACACAGCCAGACTCATCGTTATGTGGTCATCATAGCCACTAACGGGGTACTGAAGGTCAAAAGGAAAACATTAGAAAGACGAAGAATTACTTTGATAATTCTACTCtataatactgtatactgtactgcacAATTGGAACTTGCCAAGACAGACAGCAGTAGTTGGAAAACTCTTTTAAATTGTAATGGATTTTAATAGTAAACAATCTTCTCTTACAGTTTTCACTAAATGTCACTGAAATTACTTAAGGCTTCAATCTCATACAAAACTTTATAATCTGTACTTGTGTGTCAGGACACTGAAGCTATTAATAGTATGCATCTCTACTATGTTTATACTGCTTATTCTACTAAACCTCGTTTCATCAATGTTTAACCgcaaaatatacagtacagtatatgaaaaaatcaaaatttctTTCCTTTCCAAAGATACATGGCCCCTAGCAGTTAATGGTAAAGTGGATCACTTAATAGTTTCCCATTTTACAGTTTTCTCTATCGAAATGACTATTAAAGATGTGATCTTCCCCCCTTCCTTATTGTGATAAGTTATATTGTAAATTTTGTGTATACAGCATATGTGAACatatagcttttattttttttcccatacAATGCATAACTTCCTCATATATCCTAAATATTGCAGGTGTTTCATTTTACTAGATTACGCTAAGCTGTACCTTACTTCCAACCTCTTTACCTTTGTGCACATTGAAACATGAAcacttatttttataaaaaaaaaatataatttgaaaatagaTTTTCAGTGAATTCTGACAACCAACAATCAGCGagatttctctttttcctttgcaatCATTTTTCTACATTTATGACCATCAAGAATACTGTACCATATCCCACCCTCCTATCTCTCAACAGAAATGAGGAAAGCCCCTGTGCTATACAGACTTAATTAATTTAGGATACTGCTAAAAAATCAAGCAAAACTAGATAAGGAAGAGAGAAAATTTTATGCGTAGGATAATagagtatcatcattatcatctcctacgccttatAACGCAAAAGGCGTCTAttagattttgcccgtcgtctctatcttgacattttaaatcaattattcaacattcatcatctacttcatagtcctcagccatgtaggcctgggtcttccaactcttctagtgccttgtggagcccagttaaaagtttggttaactaatctcttggggagtgcgtagagcatacccaaaccatttcca
The DNA window shown above is from Palaemon carinicauda isolate YSFRI2023 chromosome 29, ASM3689809v2, whole genome shotgun sequence and carries:
- the LOC137622352 gene encoding uncharacterized protein; translated protein: MMGGVLAKRPEPVGAGAAGGVGTNQLLRNRRGLPLRHRHSFSEFSLVDVATNLTHRFSVLSGLSIISFVSAPVPESSRRPWSRVSRKRWHQSTLESEYAHSKTVWPVAQTEALFLPEFPVGINEKLKLIFIGEVSRGAFGQVFHVKCATSNKEYAMKVLSKSQVCSLDAVGQVKQEVMIQHVCSHHPFITPLIHYWQTRKLLLVMTEFVGYGELQQLWRSLGRLPEALVKIYLAQIALALDFLHNAGIIYRDLKMENILLDVDGHIKIIDFGLAKWLSYGGRTATICGTLQFMAPEILRGEEYNHSVDWWSLGIIVFSLLTGQYPVSGYDDHITMSLAVSKCDYEPPDFASEPMKSVIRSLLHRDPNVRIHSFYQLQREELFKNFDFDDVKDKKISPRKILEQYIDSKNRRSFHEFTGLTSTPKKVASGLSDETNFRDSTVTRSPTASYLRPPTKDQSCWRPGQRSASSPLLHPGRLGHHDTLVKSVSASGHNGAAVPILQSPLLRLARGQGGPPPRRVRSQGAVSASALPTAVSPLLVNVRGQRRARGATCEEDEPASSGAAGATAAAADNVATSVISGMNGVYKKCASDEYLSGQRNGKEGEASIRRSRTSNTGAHKSRPESSQQPDTFLEQCENLKEEFFCDLVTSTPKKSSFNSTGNLRHSYHQAVSSERQIGKNNFINGALLLNNNNFSPLDENDFDETFDNFPWISESLDQ